A single genomic interval of Solimonas sp. K1W22B-7 harbors:
- a CDS encoding NADPH-dependent FMN reductase — protein sequence MDDRIRLGLIYGSTRKGRLCDTVANWVTAQVREHPGFELEAIDPLRLPHDADGRLDADHLEACITRNDAFIVVTPEYNHGYPAPLKELLDAAYEPWQAKPVAFVSYGGVSGGLRAVEQLRQVFAELDAVGLRETVSFTEIWEQFSAAGELRSPDRARRSMGKLLTRLQWWAASLRDARRKRPLQQAA from the coding sequence ATGGACGACAGGATACGGCTGGGGCTGATCTACGGCAGCACGCGCAAGGGTCGGCTCTGCGACACGGTGGCGAACTGGGTGACGGCGCAGGTCCGCGAGCACCCGGGCTTCGAACTGGAGGCGATCGACCCGCTGCGGCTGCCGCATGACGCCGATGGCAGGCTGGATGCGGATCACCTGGAGGCCTGCATCACGCGCAACGATGCCTTCATCGTGGTGACACCGGAGTACAACCATGGCTACCCGGCGCCGCTGAAGGAACTGCTCGACGCGGCCTACGAGCCCTGGCAGGCCAAGCCGGTGGCCTTCGTCTCCTATGGCGGCGTCTCCGGCGGCCTGCGAGCGGTGGAGCAGCTGCGCCAAGTGTTCGCCGAGCTGGATGCCGTGGGTCTGCGCGAGACCGTCAGCTTCACCGAAATCTGGGAGCAGTTCAGTGCCGCGGGCGAGTTGCGCTCGCCGGATCGGGCACGGCGTTCCATGGGTAAGCTGCTGACGCGCCTGCAGTGGTGGGCCGCCAGCCTGCGCGACGCCCGGCGCAAGCGGCCGCTGCAACAGGCGGCATAG
- a CDS encoding c-type cytochrome, which yields MKRILAAAALLGLSATAAAEPPQGDAERGRLTFGQCRTCHYPEKTYGDHNGPNLYGIFGRKAGSLPSYAYYSDEMKKAGFDWTPELLDFWLANQGKFLPNSTMVVFETTPQQRADIIAYLKQFRD from the coding sequence ATGAAGCGCATCCTTGCTGCCGCCGCACTGCTGGGTCTGTCCGCCACCGCCGCCGCCGAACCGCCGCAGGGCGACGCCGAGCGTGGCCGCCTGACGTTCGGCCAGTGCCGTACCTGCCATTACCCCGAGAAGACCTACGGCGACCACAACGGCCCCAACCTCTACGGCATCTTCGGCCGCAAGGCCGGCTCGCTGCCGAGCTATGCCTATTATTCGGATGAAATGAAGAAGGCCGGCTTCGACTGGACACCGGAGCTGCTCGACTTCTGGCTGGCCAACCAGGGCAAGTTCCTGCCCAACAGCACAATGGTGGTGTTCGAGACCACGCCGCAGCAGCGTGCCGACATCATCGCCTACCTGAAGCAGTTCAGGGATTGA
- a CDS encoding FAD-dependent oxidoreductase produces MGESKADHGRRGFLKQLGMAAAGAAAFGAEAATPKPRKDVRRWDASTDLLVMGSGAGGISAALEARRAGISTMVLEKFHVPGGSSSLSGGVCYLGGGTALQKALGFTDTVDDMYRYMMAASGLYADERKIRLYCEGSVAHFDWLVENGVHYAQKFSAEKEISIPDGSLYYCGSELVHPYREVAKPAPRGHVPPSPHLIGGRDLMKALTRAAVDAGAQLKLRSSAERLIVESDGSISGAVVTDENGKPLNIRARRGVLLAAGGFIHNRAMLERFAPELARCSVPWGRAGDLGQGILMGMAVGGAVQRMHHGFVILPMYPPETILNGILVNSRAQRFVPEDGYYGLVGHEIAFKQDDGVAYMIVDKAHAFAWKDFRFNVAAEAPTIAELEGKLRLPEGALVQTVDYYNRHAKDQRDPLLHKAEKYLAPLKDAPFVAYDVGLKNTFMPVHTFGGLQTNTEAQVINAWGDPIPGLYASGRTSAGLPVAPYIGSGVSIGDGTFFGRRAARHAAGRKA; encoded by the coding sequence ATGGGCGAGAGCAAGGCCGACCACGGCCGCCGCGGTTTCCTGAAGCAACTGGGCATGGCGGCCGCCGGCGCGGCCGCCTTTGGCGCCGAGGCGGCCACCCCCAAGCCGCGCAAGGACGTGCGCCGCTGGGACGCCAGCACCGACCTGCTGGTGATGGGCTCCGGTGCCGGCGGCATCTCCGCGGCGCTGGAGGCACGCCGCGCCGGCATCTCCACGATGGTGCTGGAAAAGTTCCATGTGCCCGGTGGCTCCTCGAGCCTGTCCGGCGGCGTCTGCTACCTGGGCGGCGGCACGGCGCTGCAGAAGGCGCTGGGCTTCACCGACACTGTGGACGACATGTACCGCTACATGATGGCGGCCAGCGGCCTGTACGCGGACGAGCGCAAGATCCGCCTGTATTGCGAAGGCAGCGTCGCGCACTTCGACTGGCTGGTCGAGAACGGCGTGCACTACGCGCAGAAGTTCTCCGCGGAAAAAGAGATCTCGATCCCCGACGGCTCGCTGTACTACTGCGGCAGCGAACTGGTGCATCCCTATCGCGAGGTCGCAAAGCCGGCGCCGCGCGGCCACGTACCGCCCTCGCCGCACCTGATCGGCGGCCGCGACCTGATGAAGGCCCTGACCAGGGCCGCGGTGGATGCCGGCGCGCAGCTGAAGCTGCGCAGTTCCGCCGAGCGCCTGATCGTGGAAAGCGACGGCAGCATCTCCGGCGCGGTGGTGACCGACGAGAACGGCAAGCCGCTCAACATCCGCGCGCGCCGCGGCGTGTTGCTGGCCGCCGGCGGCTTCATCCACAACCGCGCGATGCTGGAGCGCTTCGCCCCCGAACTGGCACGCTGCTCGGTGCCCTGGGGACGTGCCGGCGACCTCGGCCAGGGCATCCTCATGGGCATGGCGGTGGGCGGCGCGGTGCAGCGCATGCACCACGGCTTCGTGATCCTGCCGATGTACCCGCCTGAGACCATCCTCAACGGCATCCTGGTGAACTCGCGTGCGCAGCGCTTCGTGCCGGAGGACGGCTACTACGGCCTGGTGGGTCATGAGATCGCCTTCAAGCAGGACGACGGCGTGGCGTACATGATCGTCGACAAGGCCCATGCCTTCGCCTGGAAGGACTTCCGCTTCAACGTCGCGGCCGAAGCACCGACCATCGCCGAACTCGAAGGCAAGCTGAGGCTGCCCGAGGGCGCGCTGGTGCAGACCGTGGACTACTACAACCGCCACGCGAAGGACCAGCGCGATCCGTTGCTGCACAAGGCGGAGAAATACCTGGCGCCGCTGAAGGACGCGCCCTTCGTCGCCTACGACGTCGGCCTGAAGAACACCTTCATGCCGGTGCACACCTTCGGCGGCCTGCAGACCAATACCGAGGCCCAGGTGATCAATGCCTGGGGCGATCCCATCCCCGGCCTCTATGCCAGCGGCCGCACTTCCGCCGGCCTGCCGGTGGCGCCCTACATCGGCAGCGGTGTGTCGATCGGCGACGGCACCTTCTTCGGCCGCCGCGCGGCGCGCCACGCCGCCGGGAGGAAAGCATGA
- a CDS encoding rubredoxin, which yields MAKWECTICGMVYDEAKGDPEHGIAAGTRWEDVPDDWTCPDCGATKDTFEKIG from the coding sequence GTGGCGAAGTGGGAATGCACGATTTGCGGCATGGTTTACGACGAAGCGAAGGGCGACCCGGAGCATGGCATCGCCGCCGGCACGCGCTGGGAAGACGTTCCGGACGACTGGACCTGCCCGGACTGCGGGGCGACCAAGGACACCTTCGAGAAAATTGGCTGA
- a CDS encoding aldehyde dehydrogenase family protein, with the protein MGSSENTAGIGEPRLLIDGKLVEAKSGKRYANINPATGEVIGHVADAGLDDAEAAIAAARRAFDTSDWSTNRALRKRCLTQLRDGLRAEAETLRAQAVAEVGAPMAITANGPQGDGPIGILDYVIELLDRYDWEQELPVTNTMGVPSKRLVWKEAGGVVAAISPWNFPFQINMAKVAPALAAGCTVVLKSAPDTPWTATIIGKVVAEKTDIPPGVFNVLTSSDPAAIGEKLVADPRIDIVSFTGSTQTGRRIMASAAGTLKRVFLELGGKSANIILDDADFSTALLSGLAVCYHAGQGCAITTRILLPESRYEEGVQTLKAMFGYVQPGDQFREQQIMGPLISAKQQQRVLDYIETGKREGARLVCGGGKPAGLDQGYFVEPTLFADVTNDMRIAQEEIFGPVLVAISYKDDEDAARIANDSIYGLSGSIYSADPQRALRLARKIRTGTLNVNGANFFAPDSPFGGYKQSGIGREMGVQGFEEYLETKTVAIPA; encoded by the coding sequence ATGGGTAGTTCTGAAAACACCGCCGGCATCGGCGAGCCGCGGTTGCTGATCGACGGCAAGCTGGTGGAAGCGAAGTCCGGCAAGCGCTACGCCAACATCAATCCCGCCACCGGCGAGGTGATCGGCCACGTCGCCGACGCCGGGCTGGACGACGCCGAGGCCGCGATCGCCGCCGCGCGCCGCGCCTTCGACACCAGCGACTGGTCCACCAACCGCGCGCTGCGCAAGAGGTGCCTGACGCAGTTGCGCGACGGCCTGCGTGCAGAGGCCGAGACGCTGCGCGCACAGGCCGTCGCAGAGGTCGGCGCGCCGATGGCGATCACCGCGAACGGTCCCCAGGGTGATGGCCCCATCGGCATCCTCGACTACGTCATCGAGCTGCTCGACCGCTACGACTGGGAGCAGGAGCTGCCGGTCACCAACACCATGGGCGTGCCGAGCAAGCGCCTGGTGTGGAAGGAAGCCGGCGGCGTGGTTGCCGCGATCTCGCCCTGGAACTTCCCGTTCCAGATCAACATGGCCAAGGTCGCGCCGGCGCTGGCCGCCGGCTGCACCGTGGTGCTGAAGTCGGCGCCCGACACACCCTGGACCGCGACCATCATCGGCAAGGTGGTGGCCGAGAAGACCGACATCCCGCCCGGCGTCTTCAACGTGCTGACGTCCTCGGACCCTGCCGCCATCGGCGAGAAGCTGGTGGCCGATCCGCGCATCGACATCGTCTCCTTCACCGGCTCCACGCAGACCGGCCGCCGCATCATGGCCAGCGCCGCCGGCACCCTGAAGCGAGTGTTCCTGGAACTGGGCGGCAAGTCCGCCAACATCATCCTCGATGACGCCGACTTCAGCACCGCGCTGCTGTCGGGCCTGGCGGTCTGCTACCACGCCGGCCAGGGCTGCGCCATCACCACGCGCATCCTGCTGCCGGAATCGCGCTACGAGGAAGGCGTGCAGACCCTGAAAGCGATGTTCGGCTACGTGCAGCCGGGCGACCAGTTCCGCGAACAGCAGATCATGGGCCCGCTGATCAGCGCGAAGCAGCAGCAGCGCGTGCTGGACTACATCGAGACCGGCAAGCGCGAGGGCGCGCGCCTGGTCTGCGGTGGCGGCAAGCCGGCGGGGCTGGACCAGGGCTACTTCGTGGAACCCACGCTGTTCGCCGACGTGACCAACGACATGCGCATCGCCCAGGAGGAGATCTTCGGCCCCGTGCTGGTCGCCATCTCCTACAAGGACGACGAGGACGCCGCGCGCATCGCCAACGACTCCATCTACGGCCTGTCGGGCTCGATCTACTCCGCCGATCCGCAGCGCGCGCTGCGCCTGGCGCGCAAGATCCGCACCGGCACCCTGAACGTCAACGGCGCCAACTTCTTCGCCCCGGACTCGCCCTTCGGCGGCTACAAGCAGAGCGGCATCGGCCGCGAGATGGGCGTGCAGGGTTTCGAGGAATACCTCGAGACCAAGACCGTCGCGATTCCCGCCTGA
- a CDS encoding 2Fe-2S iron-sulfur cluster-binding protein, with translation MVAVTFIEHNGTAHTVDVDPHMNLMEGATLNMVPGVIGMCGGICSCSTCHCYIPPEWQDKLPEPAAGELGTLESVTHRQPNSRLGCQVTVTEEMQGITVHLPADQAGS, from the coding sequence ATGGTCGCAGTCACATTCATCGAGCACAACGGCACGGCGCATACCGTCGACGTGGACCCGCACATGAACCTGATGGAGGGCGCCACGCTGAACATGGTGCCCGGCGTCATCGGCATGTGCGGCGGCATCTGCTCCTGCTCCACCTGCCACTGCTACATCCCGCCGGAGTGGCAGGACAAGCTGCCGGAGCCCGCGGCGGGCGAGCTGGGCACGCTGGAGTCGGTCACGCACCGCCAGCCCAACAGCCGCCTGGGTTGCCAGGTCACGGTCACCGAGGAGATGCAGGGCATCACCGTGCACCTGCCGGCGGACCAGGCGGGTAGCTGA
- a CDS encoding SDR family oxidoreductase — translation MSFKDKVAIITGAGQGIGEGYAKELAARGCKVVVADINAAQGQRVVEEIGKAGGTAIFAPVDVSSEVSAATLVKDVAQRWGEIHYLVNNAAMFGNLDFNPLMTVDLAYLNKVIAVNMLGAVVMTRAAAPHMPKGGVIVNQSSTAAWMHYDYYSFTKLAINGITCVLARELGPRGIRVNGIAPGPTDTPALRAKVPEEYLQGMISQMPLGRLGTPEDLAKALAYLLSDDASWVTGVILNVDGGSLMRA, via the coding sequence ATGAGCTTCAAAGACAAAGTCGCCATCATCACCGGTGCCGGCCAGGGCATCGGCGAAGGCTATGCCAAGGAACTCGCCGCACGCGGCTGTAAGGTCGTGGTCGCCGACATCAACGCCGCCCAGGGCCAGCGCGTGGTCGAGGAGATCGGCAAGGCCGGCGGCACCGCCATCTTCGCCCCGGTGGACGTCTCCAGCGAAGTCTCCGCCGCCACCCTGGTCAAGGACGTGGCCCAGCGCTGGGGCGAGATCCACTACCTGGTCAACAACGCCGCAATGTTCGGCAACCTCGACTTCAACCCGCTGATGACGGTGGACCTGGCCTATCTCAACAAGGTCATCGCCGTGAACATGCTCGGCGCCGTGGTCATGACCCGCGCCGCCGCGCCGCACATGCCCAAGGGCGGTGTGATCGTCAACCAGTCCTCCACCGCGGCCTGGATGCACTACGACTACTACTCCTTCACCAAGCTGGCGATCAATGGCATCACCTGCGTGCTGGCGCGCGAGCTGGGTCCGCGCGGCATCCGCGTCAACGGCATCGCCCCCGGCCCCACGGATACCCCGGCGCTGCGCGCCAAGGTGCCGGAGGAATACCTGCAGGGCATGATCTCGCAGATGCCCCTGGGGCGCCTGGGCACGCCGGAAGACCTGGCCAAGGCCCTGGCCTACCTGCTGTCGGACGACGCCAGCTGGGTCACCGGCGTGATCCTCAATGTCGACGGCGGCTCGCTGATGCGGGCCTAG
- a CDS encoding SDR family oxidoreductase — protein sequence MQSKVKGQVIVVTGASKGIGFATAQVLASRGARVALLARGEAGLQEAAAQLPADQVFTAAVDVCDKAGVEKALDAVIAKWGRIDGIINNAGFQFARRIELMPEAEVRKMVDVNFLATVFACQLAIPRLRKTGGGRIVNISSATVRHDNEFAHLALYSASKAAMDKFSQELREEVKKDGVLVTVFSPGAVATGSIANFDPAALPEAMGAWLEKGPKFDGMTTADVIGEAIAGCFEFPAGVAVEFMEVRPQMLTPKLLENEVK from the coding sequence ATGCAATCGAAAGTGAAGGGCCAGGTGATCGTGGTCACCGGCGCCTCCAAGGGCATCGGCTTTGCCACCGCCCAGGTGCTGGCGTCGCGCGGCGCCAGGGTGGCGCTGCTGGCGCGGGGCGAAGCCGGGCTGCAAGAGGCCGCAGCGCAGCTGCCGGCGGACCAGGTGTTCACCGCCGCGGTCGACGTCTGCGACAAGGCCGGCGTGGAAAAGGCACTGGACGCGGTGATCGCGAAGTGGGGCCGCATCGACGGCATCATCAACAACGCCGGCTTCCAGTTCGCGCGCCGCATCGAGCTGATGCCCGAGGCGGAAGTGCGCAAGATGGTCGACGTGAACTTCCTCGCCACCGTGTTCGCCTGCCAGCTGGCGATCCCGCGCCTGCGCAAGACCGGCGGCGGCCGCATCGTCAACATCTCTTCCGCCACCGTGCGCCACGACAACGAGTTCGCGCACCTGGCGCTGTACTCGGCCTCCAAGGCGGCGATGGACAAGTTCAGCCAGGAGCTGCGCGAGGAAGTGAAGAAGGACGGCGTCCTGGTGACGGTGTTCAGCCCCGGCGCGGTAGCCACCGGCAGCATCGCCAATTTCGATCCGGCCGCGTTGCCCGAGGCCATGGGCGCCTGGCTGGAGAAAGGCCCGAAGTTCGACGGCATGACCACCGCCGACGTCATCGGCGAGGCCATCGCCGGCTGCTTCGAATTCCCTGCCGGCGTCGCCGTGGAATTCATGGAAGTGCGGCCGCAGATGCTTACGCCCAAGCTGCTGGAGAACGAAGTCAAATGA
- a CDS encoding NAD(P)-dependent oxidoreductase: MSVGFIGLGNIGKPIAKHLLKLGEPVWVHDVAVGPVAELVELGARRASTASELARECRHIGICVRDTIDVEQLLYGCAGSGRGLLEQAQPDSVIAVHSTVTHEAMMRWARHATMRGIHLVDAPITGGASGAEDARLCYMVGASDELFERCKPVFATSSNKQVHAGDTGAGITLKLCNNIMTYAAFAAIDEASRLARAGGLTVEMLIEVGRANGVVTPQMEAFLANRDGMAARGPEMLEKAFGLFGALGRKDLTAALESADKLGVSMVASERVRDIIEDVFLAKR, encoded by the coding sequence ATGAGCGTCGGGTTCATCGGCCTCGGCAACATCGGCAAGCCCATCGCCAAGCACCTGCTGAAGCTGGGCGAGCCGGTCTGGGTGCACGACGTTGCCGTGGGCCCGGTGGCCGAACTGGTGGAGCTGGGCGCGCGCCGCGCCAGCACGGCGTCGGAGCTGGCGCGCGAATGCCGCCACATCGGCATCTGCGTGCGCGACACCATCGACGTGGAGCAGCTGCTCTACGGCTGTGCCGGCAGCGGCCGCGGCCTGCTGGAGCAGGCGCAACCCGACAGCGTGATCGCGGTGCACAGCACCGTCACCCACGAGGCGATGATGCGCTGGGCGCGGCATGCCACGATGCGCGGCATCCACCTGGTGGATGCGCCGATCACCGGCGGTGCCAGCGGCGCCGAAGACGCGCGCCTGTGCTACATGGTCGGCGCCAGTGACGAGCTGTTCGAACGCTGCAAGCCGGTATTCGCCACCTCCAGCAACAAGCAGGTCCACGCCGGCGACACCGGTGCCGGCATCACGCTGAAGCTGTGCAACAACATCATGACCTATGCCGCCTTCGCAGCCATCGACGAGGCCTCGCGGCTGGCGCGGGCCGGCGGCCTGACGGTGGAAATGCTGATCGAGGTCGGCCGCGCCAACGGCGTGGTGACGCCGCAGATGGAAGCCTTCCTGGCCAACCGCGACGGCATGGCGGCCCGCGGCCCGGAGATGCTGGAAAAGGCCTTCGGCCTGTTCGGCGCGCTGGGCCGCAAGGACCTGACGGCGGCGCTGGAAAGCGCCGACAAGCTGGGCGTGAGCATGGTGGCCAGCGAGCGGGTGCGCGACATCATCGAGGACGTGTTCCTGGCCAAGCGTTAG
- a CDS encoding WS/DGAT/MGAT family O-acyltransferase, producing MQRLSPTDTAFLLMERRHMPLHVGGLMMLKPPEGAPPDFAAQLAQRLLQSAQAAKPFNLRPMSRFGLAFWESDSTFDINQHLVHLALPKPGRIRELLAMCSRVHAQHLDRAYPLWRMYLIEGLEDGRIAVFFKIHHSVVDGVAAMRLIMKSMSEDPLESARMPPTWEMAPRRREPAMPVSGVATSPLGVLSGLSRGGLSAVPNVFNHLKQTWQDRRHGNPDVVTSTQAPRCLLNQPITASRRFAAQSYATPRFRNVAAAMGGTINDVVLAVCSAALRSYLLEMDALPEQPLVAVVPVSIRRDDGDSGNEIAFAMVNLATHLSDPLDRLQAIKACMDYSKARFKQLSPAELQAYAVAQMVPGALSMLSGLSRERVPANLVISHVPGPRQDMYWQGCKLDGMYPASLIIDGFAFNITVISRHDFVDFGLIGCRRTLPSLQRILDHIEDGLAELEEAVAA from the coding sequence GTGCAGCGCCTGTCACCCACCGATACCGCCTTCCTGCTGATGGAGCGCCGGCACATGCCGCTGCACGTCGGCGGCCTGATGATGCTCAAGCCGCCGGAGGGCGCGCCGCCGGACTTCGCGGCGCAGCTGGCGCAGCGGCTGCTGCAGTCGGCGCAGGCCGCCAAGCCTTTCAACCTGCGGCCGATGAGCCGCTTCGGGCTGGCCTTCTGGGAGAGCGATTCCACCTTCGACATCAACCAGCACCTGGTGCACCTGGCCCTGCCCAAGCCGGGCCGCATCCGTGAGCTGCTGGCGATGTGTTCGCGCGTACATGCCCAGCATCTCGACCGTGCCTACCCGCTGTGGCGCATGTACCTGATCGAGGGCCTCGAGGATGGGCGCATCGCCGTGTTCTTCAAGATCCACCACTCGGTGGTGGACGGCGTGGCGGCCATGCGACTGATCATGAAGTCGATGTCGGAAGACCCGCTGGAATCGGCGCGCATGCCGCCCACCTGGGAGATGGCGCCGCGCCGGCGCGAGCCCGCCATGCCCGTGTCCGGCGTCGCCACCAGCCCGCTGGGCGTGCTGTCGGGCCTGAGCCGCGGTGGCCTGTCGGCGGTGCCCAATGTCTTCAACCACCTCAAGCAGACCTGGCAGGACCGTCGCCACGGCAACCCCGACGTGGTCACCAGCACCCAGGCGCCGCGCTGCCTGCTCAACCAGCCGATCACCGCCTCCCGGCGCTTTGCCGCGCAGTCCTATGCCACGCCGCGCTTCCGCAACGTGGCGGCGGCGATGGGCGGCACCATCAACGACGTGGTGCTGGCGGTCTGCTCCGCCGCGCTGCGCAGCTACCTGCTGGAGATGGATGCGCTGCCGGAGCAGCCGCTGGTCGCGGTGGTGCCGGTCTCGATCCGCCGCGACGACGGCGATTCCGGCAACGAGATCGCCTTCGCCATGGTCAACCTCGCCACGCACCTGTCCGATCCGCTGGATCGCCTGCAGGCGATCAAGGCCTGCATGGACTACAGCAAGGCCCGCTTCAAGCAGCTCAGCCCCGCCGAGCTGCAGGCCTACGCCGTGGCGCAGATGGTGCCGGGCGCGCTGAGCATGCTCTCCGGCCTGTCGCGCGAGCGCGTGCCCGCGAACCTGGTGATCTCGCATGTGCCCGGACCGCGCCAGGACATGTACTGGCAGGGCTGCAAGCTCGACGGCATGTATCCGGCCTCGCTGATCATCGACGGCTTCGCCTTCAACATCACCGTCATCAGCCGCCACGACTTCGTCGATTTCGGCCTGATCGGCTGCCGCCGCACCCTGCCGAGCCTGCAGCGCATCCTCGACCACATCGAGGACGGCCTGGCGGAGCTGGAAGAGGCGGTCGCGGCCTGA
- a CDS encoding DUF6496 domain-containing protein yields the protein MAATKKPTGKRRYGKAASKAVASAMRRRKRGTLRSGPGGKGGIVRSRRQAIAIGLSEARKKGAKVPEKPAAGGLR from the coding sequence ATGGCAGCAACGAAGAAACCCACCGGCAAGCGCCGCTACGGCAAGGCGGCTTCGAAGGCCGTCGCCAGCGCCATGCGCCGACGCAAGCGCGGCACGCTCAGGAGCGGTCCGGGCGGCAAGGGCGGCATCGTGCGCAGCCGCCGCCAGGCCATCGCCATCGGCCTGTCCGAGGCGCGAAAGAAGGGCGCAAAGGTGCCGGAGAAGCCTGCTGCCGGAGGTTTGCGATGA
- the bsrA gene encoding LysR family transcriptional regulator BsrA: protein MIQNLRQLDLNLLLVFDALMQEQNLSRAAKRLHMSQPAVSNALARLRQQLGEPLFQRTARGMVPTPQAQALYGPVRQALHLLQVGLGPQATFDPQAEHVFRLSMNDYAQTRLLPGLLARLQEQAPRVVLSVSPDDADSLPKRLERGELDLALDYLHFDNADLRYQSLMEEQLVVIGRAGHLAFDGGLTRKGYEDSAHVSLLTRANRGSPLEIVLGSSRIRRRVQVYVPHFLTIPAIVAQSDLLGTVPRPMAEHFARLYALQISALPVEMPGVQVSLIWHKQQELAVGLRWLREQITQVAALI from the coding sequence ATGATCCAGAATTTGCGCCAGTTGGATCTGAATCTGCTGCTCGTGTTCGACGCCCTGATGCAGGAGCAGAACCTGTCGCGGGCCGCCAAGAGGCTGCATATGAGCCAGCCTGCAGTGAGCAACGCCCTGGCCCGTTTGCGTCAACAACTGGGCGAGCCGCTGTTCCAGCGCACGGCGCGCGGCATGGTGCCGACTCCGCAGGCCCAGGCGCTGTACGGCCCGGTGCGTCAGGCCCTGCATCTGCTGCAGGTCGGGCTGGGACCACAGGCGACCTTTGATCCGCAGGCCGAACACGTCTTCCGCTTGTCGATGAACGACTACGCGCAGACCCGCTTGTTGCCGGGCCTGCTGGCACGGCTCCAGGAGCAGGCGCCACGGGTCGTGTTATCGGTGTCCCCCGATGACGCGGACTCCCTGCCGAAGCGGCTGGAACGAGGGGAGCTGGACCTGGCCCTGGACTACCTGCATTTCGACAATGCCGACCTGCGGTATCAGTCGCTGATGGAGGAGCAGTTGGTGGTCATTGGGCGTGCCGGGCACCTGGCGTTCGACGGCGGGCTGACCCGGAAGGGCTACGAGGACAGTGCGCATGTCTCGCTGCTCACGCGAGCCAACCGTGGCTCGCCGCTGGAGATCGTGTTGGGCTCATCGAGAATCCGTCGCCGGGTGCAGGTCTACGTACCGCATTTCCTGACCATCCCGGCCATCGTGGCGCAGTCCGATCTGCTCGGGACGGTGCCGCGCCCGATGGCTGAGCATTTTGCCAGGCTCTATGCCTTGCAGATCTCCGCCCTGCCCGTGGAGATGCCGGGGGTGCAGGTCAGCCTGATCTGGCACAAACAACAGGAGTTGGCGGTCGGCTTGCGCTGGCTGCGGGAGCAGATCACTCAGGTGGCGGCATTGATCTGA
- a CDS encoding DUF6670 family protein translates to MNQHPLPPAGTNAAMSWLSRFVTGVVLPLLDSAVEASGKPFRQPEMMRPNTGSKRYGMTHFGVFLPGLPAPHKYCNIMTMLGTPGAVMFDNDYLIRGHPRDTATFLSSTAADSAHHYRAYSIARECQTREDGSLVAFGDDLEISGVYPRYQVRVAYGDFRLDITVECTDTVSWFVRNAVYDHLSLLARCSGEITHAGKTTPIDSLCTFEYARSASPHVLIDRVLPERWKLPADFFTYQIINLDESTQLLLTDVRALGKTGFKGVHVRALKGDAEVYVRDVIFQVTEYQDDLAIAPDGRTMRLPKTFSWSVREGGEPVLDIRCTIDSPWRFGHGRGYVACYRFEGQFRQRAHAGAGYIEYIDCETVSRSE, encoded by the coding sequence ATGAACCAGCATCCCCTACCTCCGGCCGGCACCAACGCGGCCATGTCATGGCTTTCCCGCTTCGTGACCGGCGTCGTATTGCCCCTCCTGGACAGTGCCGTCGAGGCGTCCGGGAAGCCCTTTCGCCAGCCGGAGATGATGCGTCCGAACACGGGGTCAAAACGCTATGGCATGACCCATTTCGGCGTCTTCCTGCCCGGCCTTCCGGCGCCGCACAAGTACTGCAACATCATGACCATGCTGGGCACGCCCGGCGCCGTGATGTTCGACAACGACTATCTGATCAGGGGGCATCCGCGCGACACCGCGACCTTCCTGTCCTCGACGGCCGCGGATTCGGCACATCACTACCGTGCCTATTCGATCGCGAGGGAGTGCCAGACCCGCGAGGACGGCTCGCTGGTGGCATTTGGCGACGACCTGGAAATCAGCGGCGTCTATCCCCGCTATCAGGTCAGGGTCGCCTACGGGGATTTCCGCTTGGACATCACCGTGGAATGCACCGATACGGTGTCATGGTTCGTGCGCAACGCCGTCTATGATCATCTCAGCCTGCTGGCCAGGTGTTCCGGCGAGATCACGCATGCCGGCAAGACGACACCGATCGACAGCCTCTGCACCTTCGAATATGCCCGCAGCGCCAGCCCGCACGTGCTGATCGATCGGGTGCTTCCCGAGCGCTGGAAGCTGCCCGCGGACTTCTTCACCTACCAGATCATTAATCTCGACGAATCCACGCAATTGCTCCTGACCGATGTGCGCGCGCTCGGCAAGACCGGTTTCAAGGGCGTCCACGTCCGCGCGCTGAAAGGTGACGCGGAGGTGTATGTGCGGGACGTCATATTCCAGGTGACGGAGTATCAGGACGATCTCGCGATCGCACCGGATGGCAGGACCATGCGCCTGCCGAAAACCTTCTCCTGGAGCGTGCGCGAGGGCGGTGAACCCGTGCTGGATATCCGCTGCACGATCGACAGCCCCTGGCGTTTCGGGCATGGCCGCGGCTACGTCGCCTGCTATCGCTTTGAAGGCCAGTTCCGCCAACGGGCGCACGCGGGCGCGGGTTACATCGAGTACATCGACTGCGAAACCGTCAGTCGCAGCGAGTGA